The Silvanigrella paludirubra genome contains a region encoding:
- a CDS encoding DUF3575 domain-containing protein translates to MFKKNNLIKLCMAVLFIQHANVQCKENIVLEVNPLLLINQGIGLNTEFALIENYSIGLNLEYFRQNPYMANGVTANRYIYTAAPFLHYYFFTNKMYGPFVGAKINFTYSQSSISDSDTNFQYNIFYVAPVLQAGYRFISESGFTVSAYVGIGIKNKKNTFDISDFPNSKMDNSDWKLANERLHKNVSQFQPDYGLTLGYMF, encoded by the coding sequence ATGTTTAAGAAAAATAATTTAATAAAATTATGTATGGCAGTTTTATTTATTCAACACGCCAATGTTCAATGTAAAGAAAATATAGTTTTAGAAGTTAACCCCTTGCTTTTAATAAATCAAGGAATTGGATTAAATACAGAGTTTGCTTTAATTGAGAACTACTCTATTGGATTAAATTTAGAATATTTTAGGCAAAATCCTTATATGGCAAATGGAGTTACTGCAAATCGTTATATTTATACAGCAGCTCCCTTTTTACATTATTATTTTTTTACGAATAAAATGTATGGTCCTTTTGTAGGTGCAAAAATAAATTTTACCTATTCTCAGTCTAGTATCTCAGATTCTGATACAAATTTTCAATACAATATTTTTTATGTAGCCCCTGTATTACAAGCAGGATACCGTTTCATTAGTGAATCTGGATTTACAGTTTCTGCCTATGTTGGTATCGGTATTAAAAATAAAAAAAATACTTTTGATATTAGTGATTTTCCAAATTCAAAAATGGATAATTCAGATTGGAAGCTTGCTAATGAAAGATTACATAAAAATGTATCCCAATTTCAACCTGATTATGGGCTAACTTTGGGATACATGTTTTAA
- a CDS encoding APC family permease: MQFKRQIGAGGVMFASIGAMVGSGWLFSSLYAAQHAGPAAIVSWLIATVFIIIIALTFAELGTLFPIAGGIANYPFFTHGKLAGFLLGWISWLSFLVLTPIEVQATIQYMTNFFPSLTRVENNIHHLTASGYIIATILMLLLVYINTRGVKFMSDTNKIFSIWKIIVPAIAIIIFFLNAKGTNNLTLESAGGFAPYGWHGILSALAVAGIVFSFNGFQIGIMMAAETKDPQKNIPKAIIGSVLLGALLYILLQISFLVAIPEEALKNGWSGLAFAGDAGPLAGLAVTLGVVWVAYMLYVDAIVSPLGAGIVYAASSSRVLYALSANGYIPEQIKKIDKKGIPITSVWVNFFFGMLAFLPFPGWQGMVAFLSSTMIAGYAIVPICIVALREQQPDLHRPFRLPMHKLFCLVAFYICNLMLFWSGWEIMSKLFIAVLVGFFIYLSRLIYRKEVKENISTWKNASWIFVYLAGLCVLTKFGSFEGGLKIITVGYDFIVLAAFSILIMYLSQRTKLPSEMAEKNIELILSGHGGIAEVEIQEKSYSVN, from the coding sequence ATGCAATTTAAACGACAAATAGGTGCTGGTGGTGTGATGTTCGCTTCTATTGGAGCGATGGTTGGGTCCGGATGGCTTTTTAGTTCTTTATATGCCGCCCAACACGCTGGTCCTGCTGCTATTGTGTCTTGGTTAATTGCAACTGTATTTATTATTATCATCGCTCTAACGTTTGCTGAATTAGGTACCCTTTTTCCAATTGCGGGCGGTATTGCTAACTACCCATTTTTTACTCATGGAAAATTAGCTGGGTTTTTGCTTGGTTGGATTTCTTGGCTTTCATTTTTAGTTTTAACACCCATAGAAGTTCAAGCAACCATTCAATATATGACTAATTTTTTTCCTTCCTTGACAAGAGTTGAAAACAATATTCATCATTTAACAGCAAGTGGTTATATTATTGCGACAATACTTATGCTACTGCTGGTTTATATAAATACACGTGGTGTAAAATTCATGTCAGATACTAATAAAATATTTAGCATCTGGAAAATAATTGTTCCTGCCATTGCCATAATTATCTTTTTCTTAAACGCTAAAGGAACAAATAATTTAACATTAGAATCAGCAGGAGGTTTTGCTCCTTATGGATGGCATGGAATTCTTTCTGCATTAGCTGTAGCTGGGATCGTATTTTCTTTTAATGGGTTTCAAATTGGAATTATGATGGCAGCTGAAACAAAGGATCCCCAAAAAAATATTCCAAAAGCTATTATTGGGTCTGTTCTCTTAGGGGCTTTACTTTATATTTTATTACAAATTTCCTTTTTAGTAGCCATTCCTGAAGAAGCTCTAAAAAATGGATGGTCAGGATTGGCTTTTGCAGGGGATGCAGGACCTCTTGCTGGATTAGCAGTTACTCTTGGTGTCGTTTGGGTTGCCTATATGCTTTATGTAGATGCTATTGTTTCTCCTCTTGGGGCCGGTATTGTTTACGCAGCATCAAGTTCTCGTGTTCTCTATGCATTGAGTGCAAATGGTTATATTCCAGAACAGATAAAGAAAATTGATAAAAAAGGAATTCCAATAACAAGCGTTTGGGTAAATTTCTTTTTTGGAATGCTCGCTTTTTTACCTTTTCCTGGATGGCAAGGAATGGTTGCTTTTTTGTCTTCTACAATGATTGCTGGATACGCCATTGTACCAATTTGTATTGTTGCGTTAAGAGAGCAACAACCTGACTTACATAGACCATTTCGTCTTCCAATGCATAAATTATTTTGTTTAGTTGCATTTTATATTTGTAACCTTATGCTTTTTTGGTCTGGTTGGGAGATAATGAGTAAGTTATTTATTGCTGTACTTGTTGGTTTCTTTATTTATCTTTCTCGTTTAATTTATCGTAAAGAAGTAAAAGAAAATATCTCAACTTGGAAAAATGCTTCATGGATATTTGTTTACCTTGCTGGTCTTTGTGTATTAACTAAATTTGGATCCTTTGAAGGTGGATTAAAAATAATCACAGTTGGCTACGACTTTATTGTTTTAGCAGCGTTTTCTATATTAATTATGTATCTATCTCAAAGAACAAAATTACCATCAGAAATGGCCGAGAAAAATATTGAATTGATTTTGTCAGGTCATGGTGGAATTGCAGAAGTAGAAATTCAAGAAAAATCTTATTCAGTAAATTAA
- a CDS encoding ricin-type beta-trefoil lectin domain protein: protein MVIDFKNFTNYCFIYIFQFILLTPQIIYAQNYCDKIGKIFVIVAHANDDLYFMNPRIKKEIDKGLCIKVVHLTAGYNIHDNYIESIEGSKAAYAQMIGISSPNWLESWEYINGKEIHKFILTKQNGQWIEIQDLGLPSSSSSSSNSHFGVTLAELFHDSNKTTRTINGKKTEYNWKEIQNYINSIFSLENPQFIFATDPYGVFFEDGREGQHPDHILSAKLVQNSDFGRINSPKIYYFKTNQINNLEKNLLSNEIFEKKLYLSSYKRKDNSEYQYISPKIQIDCMDSINEFKKIYSPYGWVCKMYKATSDNYIIAEILKDSNTNKCLLLNNENDFIFGEDCNSANYISITKDGNAYLANLGKIINTPFAINRQIRAKAYEPIQNFIWQYDGFSKLSYLNLKTGERYCVDNKEGQAILEKCSKSRTDLNILLNNKNNLILSSLKNIKIRNTENNESCLAIDNESVLVSSCDSENTLLNFLQTGQIQSAIDESKCLQTEFFSENTKLTFSKCSSNSAGQIFKIKNVGEHNYIIINNALSICFEIRNDLIISSSCTGYKKQLWNVIKNNNIIIP, encoded by the coding sequence ATGGTTATTGATTTTAAAAATTTCACAAATTACTGTTTTATTTATATATTTCAATTTATATTATTAACTCCTCAAATTATTTATGCCCAAAATTACTGTGATAAAATAGGTAAAATATTTGTAATTGTTGCTCATGCAAATGATGATCTTTATTTTATGAATCCTAGAATTAAAAAAGAAATTGATAAAGGGCTTTGTATAAAAGTAGTTCATTTAACAGCAGGTTATAATATTCATGATAATTATATTGAAAGCATAGAAGGTAGTAAAGCAGCTTATGCACAAATGATTGGTATTTCATCACCAAATTGGTTAGAAAGCTGGGAATATATAAATGGAAAAGAAATTCATAAATTTATTTTAACGAAACAAAATGGACAATGGATAGAAATACAAGACTTAGGATTACCAAGTAGCTCAAGCTCAAGTTCGAATTCTCATTTTGGAGTAACTTTAGCAGAATTATTTCATGATTCTAATAAAACAACTAGAACAATTAATGGAAAAAAAACAGAATATAATTGGAAAGAGATACAAAATTATATAAATTCAATATTTTCACTTGAGAATCCTCAATTTATTTTTGCAACTGACCCATATGGAGTCTTTTTTGAAGATGGACGTGAAGGACAGCATCCTGATCATATTTTATCAGCAAAATTAGTCCAAAATTCAGATTTTGGAAGAATTAATTCTCCTAAAATATATTATTTTAAAACTAATCAAATTAATAATCTAGAAAAAAACTTATTGAGTAATGAAATATTTGAAAAAAAATTATATCTTTCAAGTTATAAAAGAAAAGATAATTCAGAATATCAATATATTTCACCAAAAATCCAAATAGACTGTATGGATAGTATAAATGAATTTAAGAAAATATATTCACCCTATGGCTGGGTTTGTAAAATGTATAAAGCCACTTCAGATAATTACATTATAGCAGAAATATTAAAAGATAGTAATACAAATAAATGTTTATTATTAAATAATGAAAATGATTTTATTTTTGGAGAAGATTGTAATTCAGCAAATTATATTTCAATCACTAAAGATGGAAATGCCTATCTTGCAAATTTAGGCAAAATTATCAATACTCCATTTGCTATTAATAGACAGATTCGTGCCAAAGCTTATGAACCAATTCAAAATTTTATATGGCAATATGATGGTTTTTCTAAATTAAGTTATTTAAATTTAAAAACGGGAGAAAGATATTGTGTAGATAATAAAGAAGGTCAAGCAATTTTAGAAAAATGTTCAAAATCTAGAACAGATCTCAATATTTTATTAAATAATAAAAATAATTTAATTTTATCTTCTTTAAAAAATATAAAAATAAGAAATACCGAAAATAATGAGAGCTGTTTAGCAATAGATAATGAATCCGTCCTTGTTTCTTCTTGCGACTCAGAAAATACATTATTAAATTTTCTACAAACAGGCCAAATACAAAGTGCAATAGATGAATCAAAATGTTTGCAAACAGAATTTTTTAGTGAAAATACTAAATTAACATTTAGTAAATGTAGCAGCAATAGTGCGGGTCAAATTTTTAAAATAAAAAATGTGGGAGAACATAATTATATTATTATAAATAATGCACTATCTATTTGTTTTGAAATTCGTAATGATTTAATTATTTCATCCTCCTGTACGGGTTATAAAAAACAATTATGGAATGTTATAAAAAATAATAATATTATTATACCATGA
- a CDS encoding SDR family NAD(P)-dependent oxidoreductase: MQNKIFSVKDKKILITGASTGLGRHFSKILVEAGAHVIACARRVNLLQDLKNEAQDKIGKITILPLDILDYNSVDIKLTDLFQGINGIDVLINNAGYSPKVKKPIFETNLDDWDEVFNTNLKALWNLTKITAKDMSTRKIQGSIINISSTVANRTRIGNPMYGISKTAVASLTQKLALEFAQYKIRVNAIAPGFFETDMNRNYILSPQGQETIKRTIPLERIGEYSELNGIIFLLSSNASTYITGECIFIDGGYVVNSVT, encoded by the coding sequence ATGCAAAATAAAATATTTTCTGTTAAAGATAAAAAAATATTAATTACAGGAGCTTCAACTGGTTTAGGAAGACATTTTTCCAAAATTTTAGTCGAAGCAGGTGCTCATGTTATTGCCTGTGCAAGAAGAGTAAATTTATTACAAGATTTAAAAAATGAAGCTCAAGATAAAATTGGTAAAATTACTATATTACCTTTAGATATTTTAGATTATAATTCTGTCGATATTAAATTAACAGATTTATTTCAGGGCATAAATGGTATTGATGTTCTTATTAATAATGCAGGTTATTCTCCAAAAGTAAAAAAGCCTATTTTTGAAACAAATTTAGACGATTGGGATGAGGTTTTTAATACAAATTTAAAAGCCTTATGGAATTTAACTAAAATCACAGCAAAAGATATGTCTACTCGAAAAATACAGGGAAGTATTATTAATATTTCTTCAACTGTTGCTAATAGAACAAGAATTGGAAATCCAATGTATGGTATTTCAAAGACTGCTGTTGCTTCTTTAACTCAAAAATTAGCTTTGGAATTCGCACAATATAAAATTAGAGTAAACGCAATTGCTCCTGGTTTTTTTGAAACCGATATGAATAGAAATTATATTTTGAGTCCACAAGGTCAAGAAACGATAAAACGAACAATTCCTCTTGAAAGAATTGGTGAATATTCTGAATTAAATGGAATAATATTTCTTTTATCTTCTAATGCTTCTACCTATATTACAGGTGAATGTATTTTTATAGATGGTGGTTATGTCGTTAATTCTGTAACTTAA
- a CDS encoding acyl-CoA thioesterase, whose product MTKIKEASKFNYEMIIKENHLDSFGHVNNAVYMQIFEEARWEFITINGYGLNEIHKLKKGPIVLEANLKFIKEIKLREKINIETICTDAKSKILNLTQKIINSKNEICTEANFVLAFFDLEARKILNPTPEWLHAVGVKFE is encoded by the coding sequence ATGACTAAAATTAAAGAAGCTTCCAAGTTTAACTATGAAATGATCATTAAAGAAAATCATTTAGATTCTTTTGGTCATGTAAATAACGCTGTTTATATGCAAATATTTGAGGAAGCTCGATGGGAATTTATTACTATAAATGGATATGGCTTAAATGAAATTCATAAATTAAAAAAAGGCCCCATTGTTTTAGAGGCAAATTTAAAATTTATAAAAGAAATAAAATTAAGAGAAAAAATAAATATTGAAACAATTTGTACTGATGCAAAATCGAAAATTCTAAATTTAACCCAAAAAATAATAAACTCAAAAAACGAAATATGTACTGAAGCCAATTTTGTTTTAGCCTTTTTTGATTTAGAAGCAAGAAAAATTTTAAATCCTACGCCTGAATGGTTACATGCCGTAGGCGTCAAATTTGAATGA
- a CDS encoding DNA alkylation repair protein — MKSDENPKALKHKLGKNYFIRMNEAISPIYPKFDKKSFLKYHISLENLTLKERVSKIRDILYELLPKNYNEAISILMKTSSSPKLEDFDLWPITDYIQFYGQNDKELSLKSLKELTKLFTSEWAIRPFLINDTQKTLSFLINCSADQNKHVRRWASEGSRPRLPWGEQLKSFIKDPSLTLPILENLKFDDELYVRKSVANHLNDISKDHPNIIFELLNKWKKEANSEEKKEKLNWIIRHSLRNLIKEGNPTALSFLDVSTKFDIHIENIFFNSDKIYMGKNLEFSFIISSKMKKQQNLVIDYRIHFLRDKGKSSIKVFKLKNISISPADRITITKKHLFKEISTRKYYNGDHKLDIQINGKVIESKTFKIFGANQIKK, encoded by the coding sequence ATGAAATCAGATGAAAATCCTAAGGCTCTTAAACATAAACTAGGTAAAAATTATTTTATACGAATGAATGAAGCGATTAGTCCCATTTATCCTAAATTTGATAAAAAATCGTTTTTAAAATATCATATATCTTTAGAAAATTTAACTTTAAAAGAAAGGGTTTCAAAAATACGAGATATATTATATGAACTTCTGCCAAAAAATTATAATGAAGCTATTTCAATATTAATGAAAACTTCATCTTCTCCAAAGCTCGAAGATTTTGATTTATGGCCTATAACAGATTATATCCAATTTTATGGCCAAAATGATAAAGAACTTTCACTTAAATCTTTAAAAGAGTTAACAAAATTATTTACAAGTGAATGGGCAATAAGACCTTTCCTTATTAATGATACACAAAAGACTCTTTCTTTTTTAATAAATTGTTCTGCAGATCAAAATAAACATGTTCGCAGATGGGCAAGCGAGGGATCTAGACCAAGGCTACCTTGGGGTGAACAACTTAAAAGTTTTATAAAGGACCCTAGCCTAACCCTGCCTATTTTAGAAAATTTAAAATTTGATGATGAACTTTATGTTCGTAAAAGCGTTGCTAATCACCTGAATGATATTTCTAAAGATCACCCAAATATTATATTTGAATTATTGAATAAATGGAAAAAAGAGGCTAATTCAGAAGAAAAAAAAGAAAAATTAAATTGGATTATAAGGCACTCACTAAGAAATCTGATTAAAGAAGGAAATCCAACTGCACTCTCTTTTTTAGATGTATCTACTAAATTTGATATTCATATTGAAAACATTTTTTTTAATTCAGACAAAATATATATGGGAAAAAATTTAGAATTTTCATTTATCATTTCCTCTAAAATGAAAAAACAACAAAATTTAGTTATAGATTATCGTATTCATTTTTTACGTGATAAAGGAAAATCTTCTATTAAAGTTTTTAAGCTAAAGAATATTTCAATTTCTCCTGCTGATAGAATTACAATAACTAAAAAACACTTATTTAAAGAGATTAGCACTAGAAAATATTATAATGGAGATCATAAACTAGATATTCAAATTAATGGAAAAGTAATAGAATCAAAAACTTTTAAAATATTTGGAGCAAATCAAATAAAAAAATAA
- a CDS encoding DDE-type integrase/transposase/recombinase, which translates to MAKLFFQKAFRYCGVLEKVNINKSGSNTAALKAINEGFNSKDNILIRKNKYLNNHVGYDHRFIKKIKKLMLGFCSLKSERAILFGIKVHHMLRKG; encoded by the coding sequence CTGGCTAAACTTTTTTTCCAAAAAGCATTCCGATACTGTGGAGTTCTAGAGAAAGTAAATATTAATAAAAGCGGCTCCAATACGGCAGCTTTAAAGGCGATAAATGAAGGCTTTAATTCTAAAGATAATATCCTGATTAGAAAAAATAAATATTTAAATAACCATGTAGGGTATGACCATCGATTTATAAAAAAGATTAAGAAGCTTATGCTTGGTTTCTGCTCATTGAAATCGGAGAGAGCTATCTTATTTGGAATAAAAGTTCATCACATGCTCAGAAAAGGGTAA
- the bfr gene encoding bacterioferritin encodes MKGDVNVIKALNEVLTGELTAINQYFLHARMCKNWGYNRIAEKTYKESIEEMKHAQDLLDRILFLDGIPNLQKLDKLNIGETVKEQIEADLALEFMAVDRLKRGIDTCKTARDHTSAEMLEEILEDEEEHIDWLETQLSLIKDIGYENYLSQQLHEHS; translated from the coding sequence ATGAAAGGTGACGTTAACGTTATAAAAGCATTAAATGAGGTTTTAACGGGAGAACTTACGGCGATTAACCAATACTTTTTACACGCTAGAATGTGCAAAAATTGGGGATATAATCGAATTGCAGAAAAAACGTATAAAGAATCTATTGAAGAAATGAAACATGCTCAAGATCTCTTAGATCGTATTCTATTTTTAGATGGTATTCCAAATCTTCAAAAACTTGATAAATTAAATATTGGCGAAACGGTTAAAGAACAAATTGAAGCCGATTTAGCATTAGAATTTATGGCTGTTGACCGTTTAAAAAGAGGCATCGATACTTGCAAAACGGCTCGTGATCACACAAGTGCCGAAATGTTAGAAGAAATTCTAGAAGACGAAGAAGAACACATCGACTGGTTAGAAACTCAGTTGAGTCTAATTAAGGACATTGGCTACGAGAACTACCTCTCACAACAACTGCATGAGCATTCGTAA
- a CDS encoding (2Fe-2S)-binding protein gives MLMCLCYGISCSEIKKIVQSGIITTEGVQNECQAGTGCGCCLDALKLMVESEANKQQNELTLTNAHAVVVRGSSRSQCP, from the coding sequence ATGCTCATGTGCCTTTGCTACGGCATCTCATGTAGTGAAATTAAGAAAATTGTCCAAAGTGGTATAATTACTACGGAAGGTGTTCAAAATGAATGCCAGGCAGGAACAGGGTGCGGCTGTTGTTTAGATGCTTTAAAACTTATGGTGGAGTCAGAGGCAAATAAACAACAGAATGAATTAACTCTTACGAATGCTCATGCAGTTGTTGTGAGAGGTAGTTCTCGTAGCCAATGTCCTTAA
- a CDS encoding multicopper oxidase family protein, giving the protein MNYINKTFFLLGFFFITKFALAYENKNAHSMHMNKSDSNSNEEKFSESIKNLNFVKKAQVVKLKDGETFILIASIVKQKIGGQTIRRYAYNGMIPGPIIEVTKGSHVKIKFINQTDSDQTLHSHGLRLDYRYDGAVGLGQKAPVKPGESFVYELKFPDTGVYWYHPHVREDYSQDMGLYGNYFVKDIAKKEEPFNKQIPIVLDDILLDKNAQPFYKNYANYAAMGRFGNVMLINGISDFSADVNKGDVVRLYLTNTANTRTFQFAIPNTKMKLIAGDASSFEKEEWVKSIIIAPSERYTVDVLFEKEGIYPIQSLSPEKNYNLGKIKVTNKKSKNSYIKIFNEIHNDKDMIAEIEKVKPYFDKPIDKKLLLTVKMEMEHAEENPPKIEWEDTMPEMNSMMTSKDVVWELLDLDTKKTNMDVHWNFKKGNYYKISIFNDPKSKHPMQHPIHFHGQRFLVLSTSGIKNTNFVWKDTVLVKTGDTVEILLEASNVGKWMSHCHIAEHLTSGMMMTFDVEEK; this is encoded by the coding sequence ATGAATTATATAAATAAAACGTTTTTTCTTTTAGGGTTCTTTTTTATTACTAAATTTGCTTTAGCATATGAAAATAAAAATGCACATTCTATGCATATGAATAAATCAGATTCTAATTCAAATGAAGAAAAATTTTCAGAATCTATAAAAAATTTAAACTTTGTCAAAAAAGCACAAGTTGTTAAATTAAAAGATGGTGAAACTTTTATATTAATTGCTTCCATAGTGAAACAAAAAATTGGGGGTCAGACAATTCGCAGATATGCTTATAATGGAATGATTCCTGGGCCAATTATTGAAGTAACTAAAGGATCTCATGTTAAAATAAAATTTATAAATCAAACCGATAGTGATCAAACTTTGCATTCTCATGGTCTCCGATTAGATTATCGTTATGATGGCGCTGTTGGATTAGGCCAAAAAGCTCCTGTAAAACCAGGTGAATCTTTTGTCTATGAGCTTAAATTTCCAGATACAGGAGTATATTGGTATCACCCCCATGTAAGGGAAGATTATTCACAAGACATGGGATTATATGGAAATTATTTTGTTAAAGATATTGCGAAAAAAGAAGAACCATTTAATAAACAAATTCCTATTGTATTAGATGATATTTTATTAGATAAAAATGCTCAACCATTTTATAAAAACTATGCTAATTATGCTGCCATGGGTCGATTTGGAAATGTCATGCTAATCAATGGTATTTCTGATTTCTCAGCTGACGTTAATAAAGGAGATGTTGTCCGATTATATTTAACAAATACAGCAAATACGAGGACATTTCAATTTGCTATACCAAATACAAAAATGAAACTGATTGCTGGTGATGCAAGCTCTTTTGAAAAAGAAGAATGGGTTAAAAGTATTATTATTGCACCTTCTGAAAGGTATACTGTCGATGTTCTATTTGAAAAAGAAGGAATATATCCAATTCAAAGTTTAAGTCCTGAGAAGAATTATAATTTAGGTAAAATAAAAGTAACAAACAAAAAAAGCAAAAATAGTTATATTAAAATATTTAATGAAATTCATAATGATAAAGATATGATTGCTGAAATTGAAAAAGTAAAACCATATTTTGATAAACCAATCGACAAAAAATTATTACTAACTGTAAAAATGGAAATGGAACATGCAGAAGAAAATCCTCCTAAAATAGAATGGGAAGATACTATGCCTGAAATGAATTCTATGATGACATCAAAAGATGTTGTTTGGGAACTTTTAGATTTAGATACCAAAAAAACAAATATGGATGTCCATTGGAACTTTAAAAAAGGCAATTATTATAAAATTAGTATTTTTAATGATCCTAAATCCAAACACCCTATGCAGCATCCTATCCATTTTCATGGGCAAAGATTTTTAGTGTTAAGTACTTCAGGTATTAAAAATACAAATTTTGTTTGGAAAGATACTGTTCTTGTAAAAACAGGAGATACAGTTGAAATTTTATTAGAAGCTTCAAATGTTGGAAAATGGATGTCACACTGTCATATCGCTGAGCATTTGACTTCAGGCATGATGATGACATTTGATGTAGAAGAAAAATAA
- the thrC gene encoding threonine synthase: MLFISSRNKNLKYSLSDCIKLGLAKDGGLFIPEYFPKINLNDFNVKMKIPDFAAMVLNGFFENDILQNKLSEICDQAFSFPIPLNRINESTFILDLCKGPTLSFKDFGARFLAECLSRINNKNKVTIMVATSGDTGSAVASAFYKKENINVIILYPKGKVSKKQEQQLACWDSNILSFAVNGTFDDCQKLVKDAFQDEWWQNEMHISSANSINIGRLLPQIVYYAYSSYQFFSLYNKKPNYIIPTGNLGNATAAFWAREMGFPINEISLSTNENKVICDYLSSGTYLPQKSILTLANAMDVGNPSNFERLSHLFPAYELFKKNIMAISVDNIKISQTIQEVYNKYNYIICPHTATSFYVKNKLNLDPSIVVSTADPCKFDDIIEPIILDKVPISEELKKLLNKKLSFINIEPNLTELKNNINK, encoded by the coding sequence ATGTTGTTTATAAGTAGTCGGAATAAAAATTTAAAATATTCTTTAAGTGATTGCATTAAATTAGGACTTGCAAAAGATGGTGGTTTATTTATTCCAGAATATTTTCCAAAAATAAATTTAAATGACTTTAATGTAAAAATGAAAATTCCAGATTTTGCTGCGATGGTTTTAAATGGTTTTTTTGAAAATGATATTTTACAAAATAAATTATCTGAAATTTGTGATCAGGCTTTTTCTTTTCCTATTCCCCTAAATAGGATTAATGAGAGCACTTTTATTTTAGATTTATGTAAAGGTCCCACTCTATCTTTTAAAGATTTTGGAGCTCGTTTTTTGGCAGAATGTTTATCAAGAATAAATAACAAAAATAAAGTAACAATAATGGTTGCTACTTCTGGTGATACAGGATCAGCTGTAGCAAGTGCTTTTTATAAAAAAGAAAACATAAATGTTATTATTCTTTACCCTAAAGGAAAAGTATCTAAAAAACAGGAACAACAACTTGCATGTTGGGATTCAAATATTTTATCTTTTGCAGTAAATGGTACTTTCGATGATTGTCAAAAGCTTGTAAAAGATGCTTTTCAAGATGAATGGTGGCAAAATGAAATGCATATATCAAGTGCGAATAGCATTAATATAGGGCGTCTTTTGCCTCAAATTGTATACTATGCTTATTCAAGTTACCAATTCTTTTCTTTATATAATAAGAAACCAAACTATATTATACCTACTGGAAATTTAGGAAATGCTACAGCTGCTTTTTGGGCTAGAGAAATGGGTTTCCCTATCAATGAAATTTCTTTATCTACCAATGAAAACAAAGTGATTTGTGATTATCTTTCTTCGGGAACTTATCTACCTCAAAAGAGTATTTTAACATTAGCAAATGCAATGGATGTGGGGAATCCAAGTAATTTTGAGAGACTCTCTCATTTGTTTCCAGCCTATGAACTTTTTAAAAAAAATATTATGGCAATAAGTGTAGATAACATAAAAATATCGCAAACAATACAAGAAGTTTATAATAAATATAATTATATTATATGCCCTCATACGGCAACTTCATTTTATGTAAAAAATAAATTAAATTTAGATCCATCTATCGTTGTATCAACTGCAGACCCATGCAAGTTTGATGATATTATTGAGCCTATTATTTTAGATAAAGTTCCAATTTCAGAAGAATTAAAAAAATTATTAAACAAAAAACTTTCTTTTATAAATATTGAGCCAAACTTGACTGAGTTAAAAAATAATATTAATAAATGA